The DNA window GATGTTTGGTAAATGGGAGTCATAACTGCTCCTGTAGCCGGATCGGGTTCTATTCCCGCGTGTATTGCTTTGGTTCCGAATTTCATTTTAGCTGTTTTGATAATTATTGATAAAATCGTTTTTAAGTGATTGAAGCTTTTCCTTATTCAATTCGTATGTCGGTGAAAGGGTTTCTTTTCCCGGAAAAGTTTCCATGTGAAGCGTTGTAGTAGGAAAAGCAAAATTTACGCCAATGGCATCTGCAAGTCTTACAATAGCAAGTAAAATTTCATCTCTTGCTTTTAACTCTTCAGACCATGTAGGAACATCAAAGAAAATGTAGAACATGATATTTAACGAGAAATCCGCCATTTCATTGAAATGTATTTCCATCCGGTCTTTAACTGTATTGGGATGCTTATTAACGAGTTCTCTTAGCCCCTCTACAAAAACTTCTATAGCTTGAGGAGGTGTGTCGTACATGAGCCCAATTTTTGTATAAAATCTTCTGTAATTTCTTAAACCGTGATTGTCGATGGCGCTATCGGCCAGTTTACCATTTGGAACCGAAAGAAGAGAGTTCCGAAAGGTCCGGATTCTTGTAGATCTGAAACCTACCTCTTCAACGGTTCCGTCCACTCCGTCGGTTGTGATCCACTGACCTATTTGAAAGGGTCTGTCCACAAATATCATTATTGAACCAAAAAAGTTTTTCAAGGTATCCTGAGCGGCCAAAGCCAGGGCCAAACTTCCAATTGATAAACCGGTCAGCAATGGTATTATATTGACATTAAGATTTAATAAAACAAACAGGGATCCGATAAGAACAATGAAGACTTTTAATATCTTTCTTAATAATGGAATCAATTGGTCATCGAGCGTGCTTTCGGTTTGTTCAGCTTTTGCCATCAAATAATCACTGAGCAAATCTGTCATTTTATACACCACGATGGTAATGAGAATAGGCACAACCGCCTTGATTCCAATAATGAGGTATTTGTTCAACTCAATTGGAAGCATAAGACCGGGAATTAACAATAATACTACCCCCAGAATTATTAGTATGCTGGTAGGTCGGGTAACGGGTAGAATAACCCTTTTTGCAATTTTATCAACTCCTTTTATTACCAGCAATCGTCTCGCAATTTTGCGAAGTAATAGATCGACTAATCTTTCCAGCAATACTGCAATTGTTATGATTATGAACAAACCTGTGAGTTGCCATATTTTTAAACCAAAAACCTTTTTTTCGGCTCCTTTTGGTAAAAAATCTATTAAATGGTCTATGCCAAGAATAAAAGTGCTACTGTATAGATTTTGAATTGCATTGACGGAATTTTCAGAATACTTCCATTGATCTCCATATTTTTTTAGATAAATCTCCGGCAGATCTTTATGTACAATATATTCTCTCGCATCTCTTAAAGAGTCGAAATAATTTGAATTTCTTGGAATTTCCTCAATTGCGATATATAGCCCCCTCGCGTCGAAGACCATTTTCAATTTTTTGGATAATTCTATAATTTCTTTTTGCGAATAACCTTTCGGACGGATTAATGATTCAGCCGCCAGTCTTGGTTTATAGTTTTCTTCGTTTAAGTATTTTAAATGATTCAAGACCGAGTGATAAGGACTTTTAAGTTCGACTTGTAATTTGTCCTTTTCTTGAGCCCCGACAGAATTACAGGGAATAGTTAAAACTATATAAAATATAAAGAAAAATAGTATTCGCATAAATGCAGATTAATGGTCAAATGTTATAAGCGAGACCTCAGTATCATAGGCTTTATATACCCTAAACTGCTCATATGAATCAAAATACATAAGGCCTATTTTATTGCTGGATTGAATTTTTTCAGGATTCAAATTTTCACCTTTTGAATTTAAAAATGAAACTAGTTTGGTATTTCTATCGATTATGACAAAAACTTCGTTATCGGCCCCAAAATTGTAGTATTGAATAATGCTGTTAGGATCTCCAGCAATATCAAAAATTGGTTTATTGTCCGGCCTGTAAAAATTAATGACATCATTGTCGAACCTTACAATACAATAGGACTTACCGAGGCCATCACTTATCAATTCGAATTTTGTCTCTTTCGTAGGTCTGAAAAATTGAATTTCAGATAAAATATCCCCATTAAAATTTACAGACCTTAATAATCCTTCTTCGTCGATTATATGAATTTTGGAGCTTTTGAAATCCTTACCCAAATCGATATAATAGTCTGTATTTACCCTATTGTATAAGTCAAGTGGGAAACTGGAATAACTTTTCCCATTGCGTTTTCTTAAATCGAGTTTACCATTCTTTGTTAATAAGACGATGATGTCTTTATCTAACATTCGGGTATGCTGCGGTTTGGATGCGAGTTCCGAATTCAATTTCAAAGGATTCCACGATTCTAGTTTTTTCCCGTTTTTATCAGTAATGAAAACTTGTCCTTTATTATCAGAGCAAATGAAACGGTAATTCTTGGAATTGTCATAGTCGATAACATTAAAGTATTTTAATTCCTGGTTGGCGTCCTTGGTTATTCTTTTAGGGAAATCTTCAATATAATTTCCGTTTCGATCTATGAGATAAATATTTTTATCATCGCTGAAACAATACTGAAGTTTTCCATTTTTGTAGTAATCTAACTGATAAATACTTTCGGGCAAAAGTTGTCCGTCTAATTGTTTGGTCCATTTTACAATTCCCGATTTATTTAATAGGTGTAACTGTTTTTGGGTATCCTGAACCAGAATTTCAAGTGAATTGTCAGTAAAATTTCTTACTACTTTTGGTTTTGTTATTAATGTATGATCGAATCGTCTGTTTAATAAGGTTTTTAGATATTCTTTGCTTTTCTTTTCAGAAACGACCGTTTTCTTATGTTGAATTACAGCGCCGGTATAGAATTTTTCATCGAGATACTCATATTGCAATGCAATCATTTCAAATCGTTTAAGTGACTCGGAGTTGTTCTCGATTAACTCTTTCCAGTAATCACTGGTAACATTTTTGATTAATGACCATGATCTGGCTGTATTGATGATAATATTCACATTGGTTTTTTGAATTACTTCTTCAAGAAAGAGATTTTGTTTTACTGATTTGCCCCAGACTTTTTCATCGTTAATATCGTCTATCAATTGCCGGGCTGCGGCAATGTCATTTACAAAAATTATATAATCATGGATTTTCAGATAATAGCATTTATCAAAGCCTCCGAAGTATTTTGAAAAGGCTAATTGTGGATAATCTGCCTTCATCATTTCACTAATTTTCACGCCACCGTAATCCTCCTCAAAAGGGATATTTCCATCTTCGATTTTAGAGAACTTTGTGGAAATGGCGTCCAGATAATCCAAATTGGAATTAGGATCATTGCTTTGCATGTAAAACAAGTGTATGGGTTTGGCAGGATTAACCGATTCCAGGGTTACATAAGCGAAATGAGTTCCTAGAAATTCAAAAATTTTCTCGATGTAGATATTCTCATCCACTGATAAATTGTACCAGCTTTCCAAAATTTCATTTTGACCAGAATTTTTTAGAAAGGTTTTAAAATTTTGCTGAAATGAAATACCATTATCAAAGGAAAAGCCATAATAGATGGCCGTGTTCATAGGCAAATAGGGGGCTAAGTCCAAAGCATTTCCTGATTCATTTTTAAAAATATCTAGGAAATTGTTGATACCCTTTGAAGGGATACTGGATCCATTCAAATAAATTTTTTCACCTTTTACTGACAAATCGTAAAATGAAGATTCTGAGAATAGCTTGATTAAATCCAGGTCTTCAGAATATTCATCTTTGGTAAAGCATTTTAAGAATTCAGCAAAACGATTAATATTAATGTAAAGATCGCCGTCATCATTGTTGATTCTTGCTACTTCAAAGTTCTTTTTGTTGATATCGTAAAAAGACATTTCTTTTTTATCGGAAATATGTCTGATTACATCCTCGATAAGAAAGGGCGTCATACTGCCTATTAAATGATTCTGATATTGGATGAATGAAAATTGATCGCCGCTCTGCTTGTTCTTAATTGTTGTAATTGGAATTTTTTGATAGGCTCTTTCACTAATATTATGCTTGTCGGAAGCCTCAAATTTTTCTATCACAAGTCTGTAAAACTGTTTCTCATCTTTAGAGCGAAGGGGTAAATAAAATATAAAATCAAAATCATTATTCGATGTTATATGCATTGAACACCGAAAGTATTTGTCTTTAAGAATAAAAGAGAGGTCATTCTTATTTTTAGTTGCAGAATCAATTATTGTTAACCTTTTTTGAATACTTTCATAAAATGTGGTCTGTTCAAGATTATTCCAAACAGAGCCTCCTTTTAACCTTTCAATACTTTTATAAGTGTTCAGGCTTTCCCATACCATAACGGCATTTCCGGGAATAAAAGAATAGGTGTTTTCAGTTTTTCTTGAACCCAGATAATAACTCAGAAAAGCCACAAAAAAAACGACTATCAATAAAACGATATAGACAAGAATATTTTTGTTTTTGCTTTTTGTAGGCATGGAGGGCTAACTCAGTTTTGAGCTGCAAAAATAGGTAGAAAATAACGGCATAAAAAAAGCAGACCGATAAGTCTGCTTATTAAATTCTAAAAAAATCCAATGGATTTAATCTTCGATTTTATTATACCTGATATTGGCAGATTCATCGATATCAAACATGTCCAAATATTTACGCGTAATCTCTT is part of the Hyphobacterium sp. CCMP332 genome and encodes:
- a CDS encoding mechanosensitive ion channel family protein, giving the protein MRILFFFIFYIVLTIPCNSVGAQEKDKLQVELKSPYHSVLNHLKYLNEENYKPRLAAESLIRPKGYSQKEIIELSKKLKMVFDARGLYIAIEEIPRNSNYFDSLRDAREYIVHKDLPEIYLKKYGDQWKYSENSVNAIQNLYSSTFILGIDHLIDFLPKGAEKKVFGLKIWQLTGLFIIITIAVLLERLVDLLLRKIARRLLVIKGVDKIAKRVILPVTRPTSILIILGVVLLLIPGLMLPIELNKYLIIGIKAVVPILITIVVYKMTDLLSDYLMAKAEQTESTLDDQLIPLLRKILKVFIVLIGSLFVLLNLNVNIIPLLTGLSIGSLALALAAQDTLKNFFGSIMIFVDRPFQIGQWITTDGVDGTVEEVGFRSTRIRTFRNSLLSVPNGKLADSAIDNHGLRNYRRFYTKIGLMYDTPPQAIEVFVEGLRELVNKHPNTVKDRMEIHFNEMADFSLNIMFYIFFDVPTWSEELKARDEILLAIVRLADAIGVNFAFPTTTLHMETFPGKETLSPTYELNKEKLQSLKNDFINNYQNS